One Natrinema halophilum genomic window carries:
- a CDS encoding FxLYD domain-containing protein — protein sequence MNRRQLLSVMGTATVAGCVGDDMADTSGPEDSSDDGGTSSTNGTDTNPSEPEPAIDVSVSDVSLGTMTTPNGRTETAVTGLVKNTGEARLGAVTAAGKFYNADGQLLSSAIWDIRDLVPGEIWEPWIPYSGDGTVDSADLTITDSFAHGRTVSPNGMVLESHDLQIPVDDYAMPRVLGEVSNQTETSVPALLARPKLIAENGHLLETAIATVQNFGAGETWSFDTQVHFQNSDWIDRIDSYQIVLTV from the coding sequence ATGAACCGGAGGCAACTACTGTCGGTTATGGGAACCGCTACCGTCGCGGGATGTGTCGGTGACGATATGGCCGACACGAGTGGGCCCGAGGATTCGTCTGACGATGGTGGAACCTCCTCTACGAACGGGACAGACACTAACCCCAGCGAGCCCGAGCCCGCCATTGATGTCTCGGTCTCTGATGTGAGTCTCGGAACAATGACCACACCCAACGGCCGGACGGAAACCGCCGTGACCGGTCTCGTCAAGAATACTGGTGAGGCTCGCCTCGGTGCCGTTACCGCTGCTGGAAAATTCTATAACGCAGATGGGCAACTGCTCTCGAGTGCTATCTGGGACATCCGAGATCTCGTGCCTGGAGAGATCTGGGAACCATGGATTCCGTACTCTGGAGATGGAACCGTTGACAGTGCCGATCTCACCATCACAGATTCCTTTGCACATGGCCGGACGGTTTCTCCTAACGGAATGGTTCTCGAGTCCCACGATCTACAAATCCCCGTCGACGATTACGCTATGCCGCGGGTCCTCGGGGAAGTCTCGAACCAAACCGAGACGTCCGTACCGGCGCTCCTTGCCCGCCCCAAACTGATCGCCGAGAACGGCCACCTACTCGAGACTGCGATAGCGACTGTACAAAACTTCGGTGCCGGTGAGACATGGAGTTTTGATACGCAAGTCCATTTTCAGAATAGTGATTGGATAGACCGGATCGACAGTTATCAAATCGTGCTGACGGTGTAG
- a CDS encoding XkdF-like putative serine protease domain-containing protein, whose protein sequence is MPPVTKAGGEQFRKDVAFVTKDDDEQIAAGIVMVPDKADLQNDFAREETIRGFADQFEAFVEAGEAGGGIMHAVFPDGWMELERNEVLEENEEIGGQTVDAGAWVQEWRIENADLWELIADGILEGYSIGAIQVDWNGPFDQDEVDDVAVPDDLGEDPLIWELTDGIIREVSAVDIPAVPDAQILETKDAAEKRLGDYLGDPDGFVEEAQQRGHSEVEAERLWDVLNEAVTVDGSAEPGEKSIFHRIGKAAVDTFLGADDSGTDSRKADSGEAECWVCGDEATFQNEDPPNELLCDEHADPQGDRATELSVSTKEGRTLSTSNRDSLFATIDSSLDVLQDAGVDHGMTRFTDREDTAFDLTEHSAREWSNPDDDEDEETDVSPVNNAAGGDTPDDTDNTTDMTDDNPDDPMGDAPEWAKALDDRIDDLETDKDADGEADDPLKDAPEWAKNLTQRVDEIEEKALDGDGEEEKPEWAKDLEARIDRISEQSGVSTQLERSADGESDEDDSGLGGLGKALS, encoded by the coding sequence ATGCCTCCGGTAACGAAAGCAGGCGGCGAGCAGTTCCGTAAGGACGTCGCGTTCGTCACGAAGGACGACGACGAGCAGATCGCCGCCGGTATCGTGATGGTCCCCGACAAGGCGGACCTTCAGAACGATTTCGCTCGCGAGGAGACCATCCGCGGCTTCGCCGACCAGTTCGAGGCGTTCGTCGAGGCCGGCGAGGCAGGCGGCGGCATCATGCACGCCGTCTTCCCCGACGGCTGGATGGAACTCGAGCGAAACGAGGTGCTCGAGGAGAACGAGGAGATCGGCGGGCAGACCGTCGATGCCGGCGCATGGGTCCAGGAGTGGCGCATCGAGAACGCCGACCTCTGGGAGCTCATCGCCGACGGCATCCTCGAGGGCTACTCGATCGGGGCGATCCAGGTCGACTGGAACGGCCCGTTCGACCAGGACGAGGTCGACGACGTCGCCGTCCCGGACGATCTCGGCGAGGACCCACTCATCTGGGAGCTCACCGACGGGATCATCCGCGAGGTTTCGGCCGTCGACATCCCAGCAGTCCCCGACGCCCAGATCCTCGAGACGAAGGACGCCGCCGAGAAGCGTCTTGGCGACTACCTCGGCGATCCCGACGGGTTCGTCGAGGAGGCCCAGCAGCGCGGCCACTCCGAAGTCGAAGCCGAGCGACTGTGGGACGTCTTGAACGAGGCGGTCACCGTCGACGGCTCGGCCGAGCCAGGTGAGAAGAGCATCTTCCACCGGATCGGCAAGGCCGCCGTGGACACGTTCCTCGGCGCCGATGACAGCGGCACGGACTCGCGGAAGGCGGACAGCGGCGAGGCGGAGTGTTGGGTATGTGGCGACGAAGCGACGTTCCAGAACGAGGATCCGCCGAACGAGTTGCTTTGTGACGAGCACGCTGACCCGCAAGGCGACCGCGCCACCGAGCTATCCGTGTCCACGAAAGAGGGCCGGACGCTCTCGACGTCGAACCGCGACTCACTGTTCGCGACGATCGACTCCTCGCTGGACGTCCTCCAGGACGCGGGCGTCGATCACGGCATGACACGGTTCACCGACCGCGAGGACACAGCCTTCGACCTCACCGAGCACAGCGCTCGCGAGTGGTCGAACCCGGACGACGACGAGGACGAGGAGACGGACGTATCGCCCGTCAACAACGCTGCCGGCGGCGACACGCCGGACGACACAGACAACACCACAGACATGACTGACGACAACCCTGACGACCCGATGGGCGACGCCCCCGAGTGGGCGAAGGCCCTCGACGACCGCATCGACGATCTCGAGACCGACAAGGACGCTGACGGAGAGGCTGACGACCCGCTCAAGGACGCACCCGAATGGGCGAAAAACCTCACCCAGCGCGTCGACGAGATCGAGGAGAAGGCCCTCGATGGCGACGGCGAAGAGGAGAAGCCCGAATGGGCGAAGGATCTCGAGGCTCGTATCGACAGAATCTCCGAGCAGAGCGGCGTCTCGACGCAACTCGAACGCTCGGCTGACGGCGAATCGGATGAAGACGACAGCGGACTGGGGGGCCTGGGGAAGGCCCTCTCCTAA